Genomic window (Rosa chinensis cultivar Old Blush chromosome 6, RchiOBHm-V2, whole genome shotgun sequence):
CTGTTGGTCAAATCACATAATATGCCATGTTCAATTTGGCTTCATACAGATTTTAAACCACTTTCTTCAAGGCAACTATCATTTCCTATTGTTATAATTCCTATTCCTGATGTGATCAAGTAAGGATATTAAATCAATTCTAACAATCTTCTCTTGAGCTTCCAGGACGTAATGAATTGTGCAGATGACTTTTTCAAGTTCCTCTGCAAATGGGTGTTGGAAAATTGTCCGGAAGATATGAAATTTGTTACTGAAAGAATAGACAGGAACAGGATTGATCGTCTTCAATCAGTGATTTCAAGTTCATTTGAAAGAATTTCCTACGCTGAGGCATTAAATGTTTTAAACAAGGTTGATTTTAGAACATGGTCCTTGAGTGTGATTCGAATACTTACTTTCATCTGCAGCAATATTAATTAAGAAATTTTTATTCATCTCATCTGCCAGGTTACGGATAAGAAAGTTGAAACAAAATTACAGTGGGGTGCTGCATTAACAGAAGAAGATTTAAGGTATGTACGTAAGTATAGCGATATATGAGCCAATATTTCTACAGACTCCAAGCTCTATCTATTGTGGCTGATAACTCCTTTTTCATGCATCAGTCATTTGTCTGATGAGATTTACAAGAAGCCTGTAATTGTATACAATTATCCAAAAGAAGCTAAGCCGTTCTATGTACGGCTGAATGATGATGGAAAAACAGTTGCAGCATTTGATATGGTTGTACCAAAGGTAAGCTCAAGTTCTTTGAAAGAAACCATGAAATTGTAAATCCATCAATATTAGCATTTTACCCCCACCTTATAAGCTTTATTTCGAACTACTTCTAATGCTCAAGGATACTTCCTTTGCAGATCGGAAAGTTAATTTCTGGTAGCCAAAATGAGGAGCGCACCCGTATACTAAGTACAAGGTAGTCTCACTTGCATTAGTACACCCTTACGGTGGCCGATTCTGTTTAACATGTCTTTATTTTGGTCTGTTTTCACTGATGACATTTCGGTCTTATTGCCAAAAGCTTGTTCTCACTTTCTGGGGAACATAGAATCTTGAACctcatattttctgtttttttattttttttattttttttattcaggATCGAGGATTTGGGGTTGCCAAGAGAGCAGTATGAATGGTACTTGGATCTTCGCAGGCATGGAACTGTCAAGCACTCTGGCTTCAGTCTTGAGTTTGATCTTATGGTTCTCTTTGCCACTGGCCTTACTGATGTAAGAGATGCTATCCCCTTTCCCAGAAGTTATGGCAAAGCAAACTACTAGTCAACTTCGTAGCAAAATCTTCAATCCAGATCAAGCAGTTCATCAATCCTCCCCATGTAAATGACCAAAAGGTTACCAAATTGTAACATACATTGACTAAACACATCGGAGAATCATATGAATACATGTAAATGAATAAAGAAATATTATTCTGAATAACAGTCTTGTACAATTTCTGCATTCTTTCTTTGAATATTAAAACTTAGCAGGGTGGAAAAATGGAATAGCCTACCTTATTAAAATGGAGAAAAAGATAGATGTGCATACTTATCAAAGCTTTTATTAATATATAGAACTATAGAACACATCCACACACCCCTCTTCCTTATTAAGATCGCCTGAATGTAGATTATTTCGAACAACCAGCATACTATGAATACAGCATCTATGGATTAACTGATTCATTACAGTTTCATAGTACTAATGTCACCAACAGGGTAAAATCATTGGATAGAGCTCAAATCTTACATAACAGCTACTATGTAGAACTCTGACATCCGTTTCAATTGCCACAAATGGTTTCATGATTTCCAACTGCAATGGCCAAGCTAGCGCTGAGAACAGCCCAGCTTAGATAAGTCCCTTGCGCACTGCACAAAGGCATCGAGTATCGCCAATGGTGACAGTTGGTCTTACCTTTCCCAAATCCTACTGCAAAGATTGTGCTTTAATATTATCCACCAGAGCTCCTAGCTCTATGTAACAATTCTCAGGGTCAGTCACATTCTCCACATTATAGGAGATACCATATGATGTATCAACCTCTCCAGTGAAACTCTTGTTGTTGTGCCTCAAGAAGCAAAAGTCATGCCAAATTGTTGCATCTGCCTGGTTCAGACAGCACTGGCGGATCAACTTGAGCAGTCTTTGCTTTCCACAACATCATCTCTGCATTTAGCCAGGCCATTGACTTGTGCTTGGTCTTGTCCATAGGAGGTAGCAGAAAAGCCAGTTGAGGCAGTTTTGGAAACCAATTTCTATTACAGCATCAATATTTTACTTATGATCTGTGTATCGTAAATCCATCAAAATTTGCATTTTAATAAAGCTTCCTCGTCTTATATGCTCAGAATTTATTTCAAACTGTTTCCAGTGCTCAAAGACATTGCCTTTGCAGATCGAAAAGTTAATTTCTGGTAGCCAAAATGAGGAACACATACATACAGCAAGTACCAAGGTATTCTCACTTACACTAGTAGACCCCATGGCATTTGATCTGTGTCTAACTGCTTAATTTTCTGACATAGAAACTTGAACCTCATATTGCTAGCtgtttcttattttcaggattgAGGACTTGGTGGGATTTTTCCAAGCATGATTGGTACTTGGATCTTCGTAGACATGGAACAATTAAGCACTCTGGTTCAGTCTTGAGTTTGCTCTCATGGTTTCTTTGCCACTAACCTTACTGTTGTAAGAGATGCTATCCCATTTCCCAGAAGTTATGGCAAAGCCTACTACTAATCAACTTCCTGGAAAAATCTTCAATCCAGATCAAGAAGTTCATCAACACTCCCCATGTAAATGAAAAAGGGTACTAAATTGTAGAATACATTGACTACACCCTTTAGAGAATCATGTGAATACATGTATATGcataaaatttatatatatagtcaGGATCACAGAATGGAATTTCGTACTTATTACCACAATGGAGAAAAAGATACATGTGCTTGCTTATTAAAATACAACGTAATGGAGTAGCTTATTTTGAATAGCACACTCTGAATACAAATTCTATGGATTGACTAGAATCATTTTAGTTTCATCAGCCACAACATTCATACTACTGTTGGAACCAACAGGGTAGAAAATTGGATAGAGCTCATATCTGACATAGCAACTACCATACAGAACTCGACATCCCCTTCGATTGCCACAAATGGTTTCGTAGTTTCCCACTGCAATGGCCAAGCACTGAGAACAATCTAGCTTACCTAAGTCCCTTGTGCATTGCCCAAAGGCATAGAGTGTCGTCAATGGTGACAGCTTGGTCTCACCTTTCCCAAATCCTAGATTCTTTGGCACCACAGCTTGTGCTTTAATATTATCCACAAGAGCTCCTAGTTCTTTGACAAACTTCTCAGGGTCAGTCACATTCTGAACATTATAGAAGATTATACCATAAGACGTATCAACTTCTCCAATGAAACTCTTGTTGCTATACCTCAAGAAGCAAAAGTCATACCAAATCGTTGCAGCTGCTTGGTCTGGACAACGCTGGCGGATTTCTTTTGCAGCGTCTTGAATACAACTTGAGCAGTCTTTGCTTCCCACAACATCACCTCTGCATTGAGCCAAGCCATAGACTTGAGCTTGGCCTTTGCCATAGGAAGTAGCAAAATAGCCAGTTGAGTCAGTTTTGGAAACCAACTCAGCCAGTAGAGCATCAATATTTGCTGAGATTTGACTACTTTTGCTTATATTAGTGTCTTTGTTGCAGAAATCTGCCATAGGATCTGCAGCATCTATGCTGCAAATGCCTAGAACTAGTAGGATAAGAATACTAATCTGCCCTATAATCTTCATTCTAGGCTAGCTATAAACTCACATGCATGAGCTGTGGAATGAGGCTTCCTTTAATTGGGTTTCTTACTTTCTTTAGTGAGTTAGTCCAAGTGGAAATGCAAGTGGTAGATGAGGGGAAGTGGCCATTCCATATAGCAGATATTGTTGACTTATTGGCTTATTGGCTTATTGCTGGCTTCTAGAATGAGATGAAATGGTTGGTTCCTAACTTCCAATAAATTTGTTACAGTCATTACCCACTACTGCAAATAAATGAGAGCTTCATTCACTTAATGCGGTTTTCCTGCTTTCTGGAGCAATCATAACCaagttttttttatcttaattCTTAAACTCGAGCAGATATTTGATACTCTGCAATAGACTAGTCTGGGGAATATTTAAGATGGTCAACTTTTTGGGCATACATCCCTTCATTATTGACATCACAATTGCAGAATTGCTTTATGAGGCTGTTGACTCTCGTTCTTGGCTTTTTATTTGACTCCTGTTTCCAGAAACCGACATAGAGAACAGTCTAGTTTGCAAAATCATTAGTCATTCCATTTCAGAGAATCAGAGTTTATAAAATACAATCAGGTAATTCACTGATCCGGTCCCCCTTCAAGGTACATTAATAGAAAGTGTTGCTGAGTAGGAGCTTGATAAAACTGATTTGTGGAATTTGTGAAAGATCCTAGAGGGAACTTTATGTACTAATATATTCCTTGTACTGTAAGGAAACTGTAAATCTTAAATACACAAGACTTGATAAAGTTAACGATGTCAAGTAATCCGAAATAAATAGAAGAAATACAGTATCTGAATCATTATCGTGGTTTTCTGGGGCAATCATAACAAAGTCTCTTATCGGAATCATTAAACTCAAGCATAGATTTGCAGCTCTGCATTattagaaaaatcaatgaagatGAAAAGATATATGGTCAACTTTTTGGGCATGCATCCTTCATTAGTTATTGACATCCCACGCCAATTGCTTTATGAGTCTTCTGACTCTGCTGCTTGGCTTTTTATTGACTACTGTTGCTAGAAAGGTATAGATACCAATAGAACAGTCTACTTAAGCTTTGCAAAatcattagttttttttttctttgccggatcagaaagaaaatacaagggaacaattcttaggttcacccatTGGGTGAATGAACGTATTCACCCTCTCTTGCGATTAAGATAGATGATCGATCAAGTTTCCAATAtaagacttgtgtcccaatttcctaTATGGGAattgaatttattaaaaaataaaattgttttttGCCTACCAAAGATTAtaatttataaagaaaaatttgttCCAGATTCCTATGTTTATCTTTTGAATGACTATTGTTATTAGAATTGAGCCAGTCTATATAAGAAAGATTCCAATGTAAAGGTTGCGGACGATCAGGGAGGAAAGACCGTATCTTCTGAGAGTAAGGACAATGTAAAAATAGATGATTCATAGTGTCTAGTTGGTTATGGTAGAAGAGGCAAGATACACCCGATAAAGAGCCAGAAATTAATTTGAGAACCATTACATTTGATCCATCTCATTCCATTGCAAAATCATTAGTTATTCCATTTCAGAGCGTGTGCCGTGTTTATTTTTCAGTTCAAATTCCCACATTCATGCAACCAGATACGTTTAGTGCCCTTCACATCTTAGTATATATGCAAGTTAATTTGGCATAAAGGTGTGACCAAAACATGTATAACATCAGCATTGGTACAGTCCACATATCTTCCTAGGAGCTGGATTTTAGAAATAGAAGCTAATTGATTACTTCAGATTTGTCCTTGGGATACGCTTCAATATGCCTTTCTAAGCCTAATACTTTCCCTCATGCCGTTCTAAGATTCGATATGAAGTAAATTCTTTTACATGTTATCCTTGTTATGGAAATCTATTAGAGGTAAGTATATGAAGGGTATATACCCCTTTTCATTTCAAATCGATCTGATATGAAACGTGTAATATTTTATAGAGGTTGAGTTGCTTATGAATTTTACTATAGGAAGTGATCAACCATTCTATATAAAGCTATAAAAACGTTAATAGAACATTCAGCCCTTGCCCCATTTATAAGGAGTTCAACCTTAGTAACTTAGATAATTGCATAAGGCTGTTGCTTGAAATTTGCAAATTCATGGATTCATCACGTATGAACCCTAGTTTTAAATTACTATGGATTGATCctgtgttttttttatattcagTATAACAAGTAATTCTATTGCATTTGCGCGAAGCAAATTCTAAAAAAGCACACACGAACCAACAGGGTAAAAATATTGGATAGAGCTCATATATATCTGACATAACAGCTACTATATAGAATTCTGACATCCATTTCAATTGCCACAAATGGTTTCATGATTTCCAACTGCAATGGCCAAGCAATGAGAACAGCCTAGCTTAGCTAATAAGTCCCTTGCGCACTGCAcaaaagtagaaaagaatacttcatttcagggttaattcgatgattctattcatcccacaatgagggtatatatacaagtacaaaggagtagtctaactctaataggaaacaatatttccataattacaggatatcctaattaaataaaatcctaattacatagaGATTTACAGcaattctacactccccctcaagttggtgcatagatatctatcatgcccaacttgtcaactgagctgtcaaataccttcctgaacactcctttagtaagaacatcagctaattgctcctctgagtttacaaatggaaagcgaataacctttctgtcaagattttctttaataaaatggcggtcaacctccacatgctttgttctatcatgctgaactggattatgtgcaatctcaatggcagctgtattatcacaatgcaaatccataggctttttaagcttgtatcccaggtctttcaagacattacgaatccacaacatttcacagactccgtgtgccatacctcggaactcagcttctgcacttgatctggcaacaactttctgctttttgctacgccaagtgacaaggttccctccaacaaaagtgaagtacccagatgtagaacgtctttcagttttatcaccagcccaatctgcatctgtgtacccaacaacttccaattcatcttttttctgaaacagtaaccctttacctggcgccatctttaagtacttcaaaatacgaaagactgcatctatatactcttcactaggacaatgcataaattgactaacaacacttacagcataagcaatatcaggtctagtatgtgaaagataaatcaaccttcctacaagacgttgatacctccctttatcagttggaacttgatcaggatagatagcaagtccgtgattcatctcaatgggtgtctcgataGGTCTGCAGTCTAGCATCCCtatttcagcaagtaaatcaagaacatatttcctctgtgaaagtgaaatccccttcttagaccttgcaacttcaatacccaaaaaatacttcagttgtcccagatccttcatttcaaactcctttgacaaattcttttgtaattcatttatctctttcggatcatcccctgtaacaatcatgtcatcaacatacacaataagagctgtaatcttaccactcttgcgcttgatgaacaaggtatggttagaattgctctgtctgtatccaaaggctttcatggactttgaaaatcttccaaaccaagctcttggagactgcttcaggccatacaaagacttcttcaatttacacaccttgccaacgtcacttgggtaattcttaacacctgggggcacatccatgtatacttcttcttccaaattcccattaagaaacgcattcttcacatcaaactggtgcaatggccaatctttgtttgctgcaagtgagattagaatccggacagtattaatctttgccacaggtgcaaaagtctcctcataatcaatcccatagcgttgtgtatatcctttggcaaccaacctcgccttgtatctattaatagttccatctgcattaagcttcacagtaaataaccaacgacatcctacagtcttctttccaaccggcataggtactagctcccatgttgcattcttttgaagagcttccaattcttcattcatcgcctttgtccattttggatccgtcaatgcatcctgcacgttactaggaatagatacagtagataattgatcaacaacaagtgcatgtgacccagaaatcctatggttagacataaaattagctatagggtatttagctttggttttgatatctggttcatattgtttcttaggaattcccttggtaaccctttgtgatttcctaggttcgacactttctaacccagaagactcattactgtttaggggtacctgaggtggatcattctgaccgggatcttcagttggtgatgcagaaggggaaatatcttgtgtgtgagctttaGATatatcttgattttgattcaaactatccaaaaaAGTTGTCTCTTCTGTCTCGAAATTCACaacgctctgttcggcagttacattttctatttcggaattcgcgacacttcgttcggcagtcgcattctgttcggcagttgcattttctgtttcggaatttgcAACACTCCGTTcagcagtcgcattgtctatttcgaAATTTACAatactctgttcggcagtcgcattgtctatttcggaatttacaatgctctgttcggcaactgcattttctgtttccgaatttataccttcaaatctatcctccaaatttttcaagtcttcaaagacatcaaaatcaataatagaacgagaacgaggattcccttcacaacctctctccccctgaagggaagactgagaagctccccctgagtagtaaggctcggattcacgaaaagcaacatcaagagagacatgtatagtgccagtgagaggatcataacatcgataacccttctggaagtcagcataaccaacaaagatacacttacgggcacggggatcaagcttgctgcattgaggcttgggaatatgaacataggctgtgcacccaaacacccggggctccaaattaggcatagaagggatagtcaaaagtgtatgaagcttctgatgaggattctgaaactcaatcacccgtgaaggagtacggttgataagatatgctgctgattttactacttctccccaataggaccgaggtacattcatgccaaacaaggaagcacgaacaacttccatcaactgcctgttcttccgttctgctaaaccattctgttgaggagtataagaattggaggtttgatgacgaattccatgtgaccggcaaaactcaatcatagggccattcacaaactctccaccattgtcagactgaaacactctgatggattgttgatattgagttgccaccattttttgaaattcggtaaacattccaaatacatcactcttattcttcagtaatgacacccatgtcatgcgagtgcaatcatcaataaacgttacaaaataccgagctccagaaagagaaggaatttttgCAGGACCCTAGACAtcggagtgaatcttcataaaaggaacaggacttttattaagacttggtgaatatgaaatacggtgactcttggccagttcgcagatgtcacagtggaaatccaaatcactaacaactgaaaacaattgaggttgcagcttcttaagataacgaaaggatagatgacctaaacggggatgccataaccatacagcttccttagcattctctaccccgttgatctgattagcctgtcccaaaagatgcttctgtttctttccagtctttgtcagatccagatagtataatttcccccttctaacaccataaccaagaatccgtcgagtcaaaatgtcctgaaacacacaaaaagacagatagaaggtcacaatacatgcaagagctaaaataacttgaccaacagacaggagattataagctagtgatggaacaactaagacagattcaagggttaaggtatcagataaagcaatagaaccttctccagtgaccggagttggagtaccatcaacagtagagacaacgtcttgaggggaacgtctaaggtttttcacaagatttgggtcattggtcatatggtcagatgcacctgtatcaattatccatgtactattaaaagtaaccttacccttcatacctgactgcgctacattagcggaggcattgtctaggtaatcttcctctttagtagcaacagcggccttgcccagattctttcgcggtttcttggtgaagtcccaccaatcagggtaaccaatcacttcatagcaccgctccttgctatgacctaattccccacagataatgcaccttttatttgcatatggatttggtttacctagaggacggtgtggagaaggtcctgagaaggttggaggaggaccctgtttgcattgagccataacagaaaattcggtagttaccgaatgccccatagcctgtttctctgattgcattattgaggaattcatgattttcgcaggattggattttcaagggtttcaagatggatatgaatgttttgaaaaaaaaaaaaaaaaatttttttttttttttttgtttcttttgtctaaaaaaaaaggtagggtgatggtggtttgaaattcaggatgatttgatttcaacggtggtggtacgcagcggtttgtggtgttcttcgggattcaggattcaggattcaggattcaaaggatgcaacgcaagttcaaaggattgaacctgctctgatacccagtagaaaagaatacttcatttcagggttaattcgatgattctattcatcccacaatgagggtatatatacaagtacaaaggagtagtctaactctaataggaaacaatatttccataattacaggatatcctaattaaataaaatcctaattacatacagatttacagcgattctacaacAAAGGCATCGATTATCGCCAATGGTGACAGTTTGGTCTCATCTTTCCCAAACCCTACATTCTTTAATTGCAACCAAAGATTGTGCTTTAATATTATCCACCAGAGCTCCTAGTTCTTTGTAACAATTCTCAGGGCCAATCACATTCTCCACATCATCTTTGCATTTAGCCAGCTGGCCATAGACTTGTGCTTGGTCTTGTCCATAGGAGGTAGCAGAAAAGCCAGTTGAGGCAGTTTTGGAAACCAATTTCTATTAAAGCATCAGTATTTTACTTTTGATCTGTGCATCGTAAATCCATCAAAATTTGCATTTTAATAAAGCTTCCTCGTCTTATAAGCTCAGAATTTATTTCAAACTGGTTCTATTAATGCTCAAAGACATTGCTTTTGCAGATCGAAAAGTTAATTTCTGGTAGCCTAAATGAggaacacatacatatactaAATACCAAGTTATTCTCACTTACATTAGTAGACCCCGTGGCATTTGATCTGTGTCTCACTGATGACATGCCATAAGAACAGTTTGTTCTTACTTTTCTGACATAGATATTTGAACCTCATATTGCTACCagtttcttattttcaggattgAGGACTTGGTGGGATTTTGCCAAGCATGATTGGCACTTGGATCTTCGTAGACATGGAACTGTTGAGCAGTCTGGTTCAATCTTGAGTTTGATCTCATGGTTCTCTTTGCCACTAACCTTACtggcagtggcggagccagaatttCTTATTAAGTGGGGCACAAAATTAGAATttaaatatataccaaaatttaaataaaaaataataaagtaaaataaa
Coding sequences:
- the LOC112172957 gene encoding cysteine-rich repeat secretory protein 55, with the protein product MKIIGQISILILLVLGICSIDAADPMADFCNKDTNISKSSQISANIDALLAELVSKTDSTGYFATSYGKGQAQVYGLAQCRGDVVGSKDCSSCIQDAAKEIRQRCPDQAAATIWYDFCFLRYSNKSFIGEVDTSYGIIFYNVQNVTDPEKFVKELGALVDNIKAQAVVPKNLGFGKGETKLSPLTTLYAFGQCTRDLGKLDCSQCLAIAVGNYETICGNRRGCRVLYGSCYVRYELYPIFYPVGSNSSMNVVADETKMILVNP